The sequence CCGGATAAGTAAGACGATGTGCGTCGGTGGATAAGTGACCGGTGGAGTTAAGGAGGAGATAGAGACATAGTAGACAGTATGCCAGGTTTTTCGGCCATCTAAAAGAGTAAAAATGACGATTGGAGGATCAAATGCACAGAATTATTGTTTGGTTTTTTATAGTAAATATAGCTTTGATGATTGCCATTCCTGTGTATGCCGCAGGTATTCTCAACCAACAAATGTACAGTGCAGAATATGTCCGCACTCTCAATCGTCAGGCCGCTACGAACGCCGCTGATATTGCCGCTTACAATCCTGCCGGTATAATGCAATTGGAAAATGGGTCATATATTAGAACAGATTTAATCTTAGGGCAATTTCAGGTTGAGACTTCTACCCCTGAATTTGGCGCCTTTGACTCTGAAACGACATCTCTCTGTCCGGGCCTCTTTGTTATAAACAAAAAGGACAAGTGGGCGGCGTATGCAGCTGTTACCGTAGCCGGCAGCGGTGGGGCGGTGGATTATGACAACGGCAACCTGCGAACATTCCAAGTCGCATCTTCTCTTTTGCAATCTCCGAATTTCAGTCAGATAGACGGCACTTACATTGAAGGTGAGGAAGTCTATTTAAGGTCGACTATCGGGGGGGCTTACGCAGTTAATGAGCATGTTTCAATTGCAGTTGGCCTCAGTTATGTGAATGCAAAAAGATCGGTCGAAGCATTCATGGACGTATCAGATCCTGCTCCGAGCACCAAGTTTGAGCTTGACATGGAGCGAAGCGCGGATGGTTTTGGCGGCGTTGTCGGCATCCATGTCAAGTTCAATGAGTCGTGGGATATGGGGTTTCGTTATGAAACCAACACAAACATCGATCTCGAGTCCGATGTCAAAAGGGATGATCTGGACTTGGCAACGCAGCTGGGATGGGCGGATGGGACTAAAACCCGCAGGGATCTTCCTGGATTGTTGGGATTAGGTGTTTCCTGCAAAATCACGCCAAGATGCAAAATTCAGGGAAGCGGTATCTATTTCCTCGAAAAAGAGGCAAAATGGGAGGATGAGGGTTATAAAGATGCGGGCAACAGCTATGAATTGGGAATTTCAGCAGAATACGCGCTTTATCCGAATTTTAAGGTATCGATTGGCTACTCACATTCCGAAATCGAGCAGAAGCCAGAAGATTTTTCAGTTGAATCGCCGCAATTGAATTTCGATGTCATAGGCAGCGGATTTACATGGAGTCCCACAGACAGAATCGATACGACATTTGGCGCCGGATACGTCCTGTATGATTCCGAAACGGTTGAAACAATCAATTTTGATAAGGATTATTGGGCCATATCTCTGGGATTTCAATATCATTTTCCAACACCCCTATAGCAGAAACTGATTCAAATTTTAATTTCTTGGATATCGGACCGCTGGTTTGGTAGTGGGTGATCTCCAATAACCGGTTCGCTTGAGCAAAGGCATTGAAAGGAGTCTTTAATGAGTCACTTAGGTTTGATCCGTGGTTTAAAAGACATCGAGGAAATCGAAAAAGTCCCGTGGACCGATCGCATAAAGGAGAAAAATACTGTTGAACTCATTGAAAATGGTGCAAGAACCAACCCGGAGGCAACGGCCATTAGCTTTTTGGAAAGCGGAGATTCCTTTGAATCACCGATGCGGATTGCCTTCAAAGATTTGATGGGCAGGATTCGCCAGACCGCCAATATGCTGTATGATTTGGGAATCGGACCCAAGGATGTCGTCTCATACGTCTTGCCTAATTTACCTCAGACCCATTATGTGCTTTGGGGCGCAGAAGCCGCAGGAATTGCCAATCCCATCAACCCATTGCTTGAACCGGCAGCTATTAGAGATATTTGCGTTTCAGTGCAAACCAGGGTGTTGGTCTGTCTTGGAGAAACGGAAGGCAATGATATTTGGGAGAAAGTCAATGCCATCAGAAAAGAGATACCAACCTTGAAGTTTGTAGTTCAAGTAATGGGTTCCACGGATAAGGCTGAAAACATAATTGGTTTTGACGAAATGCTCGAAAGCTATCCTTCTGATCAATATATTTTTACTCGGCCAATTAAGCCTGAAGATATCGCCTCAATTTATCATACAGGCGGAACAACGGGGACTCCCAAACTGGCAATGCGAACTCACTGCAATGAAGTGATCATGGCCTATGATTTAAGAATAATGGCTGGATTTAATACCGGCTCCACCTTGCTGTGCGGCCTGCCACTCTTTCACTGCAACGGCACTATTGTCACCGGCCTTGCACCGTTTGCTGCAGGAGGCCAAGTGGTGATGCTATCGCCCATGGGCTACCGTGATCCGAGCATTATAAAAAATTTTTTTAAAATTGTGGAAAAATTCCAAGCTGAATCTTTTTCCGCTGTTCCTACGATTTTATCCTCTTTGTTAGAATTGCCAATTGGTGATGCCGATATCTCTTCACTGAAATATGTCATATGTGGCGCGGCTCCCTTATCTCAGGAACTGTTTAGAAGGATCGAATCTCGTACCGGCATGAAAATCCTTGAAGGCTATGGCTTGACCGAGGGCGCGGTGGCTTCGGCATTTAACCCAAAAGACGGCGAAAGAAAAGTCGGCAGCGTTGGAATACGGATGCCTTACCAATCAGTTAAAATTGCGATTCTTGATGAAAATGGGAACTATATCCGGGAGGGTAAGTGCGGAGAAATCGGTGCCGTAACAATAAAGGGTCCGAACGTGTTCAACGGATACCTGGAAGAATCCCACAACCAAGGGGTATGGATGCCAGATGGCAGTTTCAGTACCGGTGATTTAGGGAGGATTGATGAAGATGGGTATTTATGGCTCACCGGACGAAAAAAGGAACTCATTATCCGGGGTGGACACAACATTGACCCCGCGGCCATTGAAGAACCGCTATTCCAGATGCCCAATGTTCGACAGGTTGCCGCTGTGGGGCGTCCCGATCCTTATGCGGGTGAAGTGCCAGTGGCTTACGTGGAAATGGCCGATGGAGTCGACATGGATGAAAATCAGATCATGCAATGGGCTCGAGAGAATATAGGGGAAAGGGCTGCGGTCCCGAAGGAAGTTATAATTATCCCCAGCATGCCCTTGACCCCTGTTGGAAAAATTTTCAAACCCGCACTTCGCTGGGATGCTACCCGACGGGTTTATGAAAAAGAACTGAAACAGTTAGACGGCATTGCTGAAATCCTGAGGATAGATGTGGTCGAGGACAATTCGCACGGTATCAAAGTCACTATTTCTGTGGAGCCGGCTGCGGATCATGGAATGGATACCATAAAGCAGCGCATTAATGAGCTTCTATCCAAGTATACAGTTTTTTATGAAATAGAAAAAGCATCGTAGATTCAGGCTGTACTAATTTATATAGCTTTAATAGATTTTATATTCTTTGTTCTGGAACAGATTTTCCTAATTTTTACCGGTGCCAGCCCTCCAGTTTGGCGGCTCTTTTATGGCACGCCAAATAATTGTTGGTGGAACAATATGTTAAGCCATGAATTATCCAGCACCTTTGTGGCATTAGTGGATGCGATCCATAGATGCGATATCGACGCTGCCATTAAGTTTTATGAACCTGATGTTAAAATAATATCGGATTCGGGAAAAATGAGAAAAGGAACGTCATGTATCCGCAAGGATTTAGAAAAATTAGTAAAAATAAAGCCAAAGATCACTGTGAACTGCGAGAATTTTATCCGGGACGATGATTTGCTGGTTTGCAGTTTTCAATGGGCATTATCAGGAAGTCCTATGAATAGAGAGCATATAAAGATGGAAGGAATTTCAATGATTGTCTTTAGACAGCAATCCGATAAAAGCTGGCGAATCGTCATTGAAAGTCCTTGGGGGGCGGCTATGCTTGTTTAATTGGTATATATCACTCATTTTATACTCCAATAAAGAGGATTTAATCAATAATGAATAGGTATGTTATACACTGCGGAACCTTAATTGACGGAACAGGAGCACCTCCGGTTAAAAATGCCCGCCTTATAGTGGAGAATGATAAAATAGCACGTATTGAAAAAGAGGGCGGAAATGGCATTGATGAATTTTCAGGCGATGTCGATGCCAGAACTAAAACAGTAATGCCAGGGCTCATTGATAGTCACAAACATATTTTTAACAATGGTGGCCCAACAATATCCTTATTGCTGTCCACTGTTAAGCGAAATGCAAAAGATACAATAATGGGCGGTGTCACATCTTGCCTCGATCTTGGTTCAGCATCCACTATTCGTTTCCTTCAAAAGCTACCAATTTTACAGCCGAGAATTTTTTATGCCATTTCAATCCTAACCTGTAAAGGTGGCTATCCCGCCGAGTATTTTCCTAAATTATTTTACTTGGTAGGAGCCGGAAAAGAAGTTGCAACCAAAGAAGAGATACGCAAAGCCGTTCGAAAACTAGTAAAAAGGGGTGTGTCGGCAATTAAAACAGTAAACGTGTCAAGAACTTTCACGGGATCAGCCTGTCCCACCTGGACAGACACCCAGCTTACAACATTGACCGACGCGGCGCACAGCCATGGGCTAAAAGTATGTTCTCATATTACATATCCCGAGGACTATGCGCAGGCAATTCGATGCGGTGTTGACAGTTTGCATCACGCTGCTTTCGAAGCTATGAAAGAAGAAGATCTTGATGCCATGGTTGAAAAGGGAATCACCTTTGTGCCAACACTCAGCCTCTTTGATTTATTTGTCCGTGGTTTTGAAGAGCGATGGTGTGTCAATCCGGCATTTAACCCCTCAATACATAAATCAATATCTAAAGCAATCCGTGAATTCACTGAAAATTGGCATAATACACCGGATGACAAAGTCGTAGAAGGAACATTTATCAAAATCCCGAAAGGTGAGCTAAAAAAGGCAGCCGCAATGCAAATTAAGAATCTTAAGGCGTTTGTGAAAAAAGGCGGGGTTGTCGCCATGGGAACAGATGCATCCCTGGGCTTTTCTTTTCATACGACGCCCGTACGTGAGCTTGAACTTATGGAAGCATGCGGGATGTCGAGAATGAATGTCATCAAAGCGTCAACACTGACCGCGGCATCAGTTTTTGGGAAAGAACATGAAATCGGCTCACTGGAACCTGGAAAATATGCAGACATCTTAGTAATAAACGGAGATCCACTTTCAAATATCAGTGATATAAAAAAGATTGAGACAGTAATAAAAGGTGGAAATATTGTGAAGGATGCGACGCAATAGGCCAGACCCTATGGAAGCAAACTTATAGTGAAATAAAAAGGATAAATTAGATGTCATTTTTTAAGGGAAATGTTGCCATAGTTACAGGTGGCGCGTCAGGAATCGGACGAAAGCTTTGCACCGAGCTTGCCGCCTTGGGTTCAACTATTGTTGTCGCCGATCTCAACATTCAGCAAGCGGAAAAAACAGTGGCTGAGATTCGAAAGACCCATGGAAAAGGAAAAGCTGTCAGAGTGGATGTTACTCAAAAGGCGGAAGTGGACACACTGGTGGAGGAAACGCTTTCCGAGTTCGGACGTCTGGACTATATGTTCAACAATGCAGGCGTCTGCACATTTGCGTTGTCTCAGGATCTGACACTCGACCTTTGGCAGCGAACCCTGGATATAAATCTGTGGGGAGTCATTCACGGTACCATGGCAGCATATCGCGTCATGCTCAGGCAGGGGTTCGGCCATATCATCAATACTGCATCCGGGTCCGGTTTCTTGCCGATCATCCCGCTGCCTTATTCAGCCAGCAAACACGCTGTACTCGGTTTGTCGACAGCCCTCCGGATTGAGGCAGCCGATCTGGGAATCAAAGTCAGTGCAGTCTGCCCGACGTTTGTCAAGACTGAAATGTTCGATACAACGCAGTTTGTTAATGTTAGTGAAAACAATAAAAAGCAAATCCTGGATCAACTGCCAATGAAACCGATTACAGTTGAAGCTGCTGTTCGGACTATCTTGAAGGGGGTAAGAAAAAACCAGGCCAGAATCCTTGTGGGTCGAGATACCAAGCTGGCGTGGTGGGCATTCCGCCTTCATCCCGCCTTGGTAACCGGATCAATGAAAAGTCTCCTGAACCTGATTCGTAAGTATCATATCAACAAGTGATATAAAAAAGATTGAGACAGTAATAAAAGGTGGAAAGATTGTGAAGGATACGACGAAATAGGCCAGTCCCTCTGGAAGCAAACTTATAGTAAAATAAAAAGGATAAATTCGTGAAGGACCTAAAAGATAAGGTTATTTTTTTAACTGGTGCCGGTAGTGGGATTGGCAGAGCGACTGCCATAGAGTTCGCAAGGGCTGGCACAAGCTCTTTGATCTTAAATGACATAAATATGAACGGCCTGAAGGAAACGGCTTCCATTATTGAAGGGTTGGGAAGAAAGTCGTTTGTTTTACCTGCCGATGTCTCTGATTACAATGCAGTCAGAGAGATGGTGAGGACGGCGTTTGATAGCCTGGGACGAATTGACATACTTGTTAATGTAGCAGGTACAGCAATGCCCGCACCACTTGAAGAAATGGGAATTGAAGACTGGAGGAAGGTTATTGGCGTAAACCTTTATGGCGCCCTCAATACTGTACAATGCGTTTATTCTCACATGTTAGAGAGAGGCTCGGGGCATATCGTGAATATTGCTTCTATTGGGGGCTTATTTGCCCTTCATCCATATAATGCAGCCTACTATGTAAGTAAATTCGGGGTGGTGGGATTTAGCGAGGCACTGATGCTCGAATCATCAATGCGTGGTATTCACGTAACTTGTGTCTGCCCAGGTGGAGTAAAAACCTCAATCTACGATACTTCAACTTTTAAGGGTTTAAGCGAAGGCGCCAGGCAGCAGATGAAAAAATTACTTCTGGCTTCTGCGGAAGAACCAGAGGACACGGCCCGAGCTATTGTAGATGCTGTAAAGAAGAATAAATTTCTTATTACAACCACAAAAACAGCAAAACTAGCATATTTTTTAAGAAGGCATTTTTCATTTTTATGGTTTTTCTTAATGAAAAAATTGGCCGATTGGTTTGTCAAAAATTTTGATAAATATAAAACTCAAGGACGTTCTGGATTGCCAAAAGAACGTTGAATTAAGTTTTTATGAAAAATTATCTGGTCATCTAAAGCTTCAGCAAATATGACAGAAAGCGCAAAGTCCGGATCTTATCGCGGCTGCAAACAGAAAAAGTGGCGTTCAGGGAAAAAATTTACAGCCTTGCCTTCTTGGACAACTTATTGCTTCTGTGCAACGGTAGTAATGCGGTATACTTCAGGGGTAAGCAGTCGATAAGATCCCATATTTTGATTAAAGAGGTCTTACAGCAGTATGTCGTGGTAGTTAATTACCAGCAGTTATGGTGGTTGAGGCTAAAACTGGCTGTTTTAAAAATTGTGATTGCAGTGCAGGAATATAAAGGTGTTCCTCAAAAAATAAGATCAAAAATAATCCGGAATACTTGCCAAGGCATGATCAAGTGCGGTGCTCCGCAGAATCTGCACCTTGAATCTGCCAATATGCTCCGGATCGAAATTCACATTACTGGATGCCCATAGCCGCATGGTGCACCGCGGTGTTTCAAACTCTATCGCAACAGCGGCAGCCTTCACCAGTTTCTACACATCTCAATCCTACATAGCCTCATGCGGCAAAAGAAAATTATTAATCGATCTTATCTCCATACCATTTAGGCCAATCCCGCCTTGACGTTCCTGCCCTATTTGCTGTATTATCTGGAAACCAGATAAACTTTTTTATAAGCAATGGGAATTACAATGAACCGTTACCGCAGCAATGAGATTTTAGCCTTTTCCGAACTAGACGGATTTGCGGTCATCGAAAATCAGAGGGCTAAAGCTCTTCAAGCGATCAGAGACCAATCTGATGATTACCTCTTAAATGTTAATAAAACTGAATTCATTGAGCATTTGCTCGCGGAGTACTCGATTGTCCCTTTAGAGTTCCACACGGATCAGCTTTCAGTATCTGTAGAAGAAAGAATGATCCCGGCAGACTGGCATCCTATGTCTTACTTTGTAGATAGGGGAAAATCCTATCCAAAGGATGTTTATACTTTTCATCTGCCATTCTCTGGAGAGGCAGAACTCCTTAAGGTCCGTGCAAGCACCTACAGTATGTCGGCTCCCCGTATTATGATCACCGAGCAGGAGGTTAGGTTTGAGATCATTAACTTCAGTAAAGATGCAGACTCAATTAAACAAGAAGCCGACCGCATAGTAAACCAACTTGTTTCTCAGAATCAGCATTTGGCCAATGACCTCAATAAATTTAATAGTTCGCTTGAGGCAACGTTATCGAAAGCACTTGACGATCGAAAAGAGCAACTACTTAAAAAACACGATCTCGTTTCGAAATTAGGTGTCCCGGTTAGAAAGTCGTCAGGCACACCAGCTACTTTCTCTGTTCCCACAAAACGCACTCCAGTTATACCGGCCAAACGCAAGCCTAAAGTTAACGATAAAGGTTTTAAACCTGAACCCGCGCTCGATGAAGCGATTTATCGCCAGATACTCAAGATTATCCACGATGTCGGAAAACAATTTGAGCGTCTGCCTAGTACCTACGCCGGGAAAGATGAGGAGCATCTGCGTGACCATATGCTCCTCATTCTAGAGCCCAATTTTGAGGGAAGCGCGACAGGTGAAACTTTCAACAAAAGAGGGAAAACAGACATTTTGCTCCGGCATGATGGAGCAAATGTTTTTGTTGCTGAATTGAAATACTGGCATGGAAAAAAGGCTTACCTTGAAACAATTTCACAGTTACTGACGTACTTGACTTGGAGGGATTCGAAAGCTGATATTGTTATATTTGTTTCCAATAAGGATTTCTCTTCCGTTTTGGAAACAATCCGGAAGGCGACCCCTGATCATCCCAACTATCTTGGTTTCGTCGAAGAGGTTGATGATGGTTGGTTACAATATCGGTTCCACATCAATGACGATAGAAATCGTGAAGTACGCCTCGCTGTCCAGGTGTTTCACTTGCCGGTGTAAGGCTGCTTGAACCATGAGGTCCAGTGGATGCTCGCTTTCGCTCGCACCACTGAGCCCAGCCGTTATGCAATAAAAGGAGGAATATTTATAGTGGTTGATACAGAACGATTTCAATTGAAAGACATTGAATGGAGTTTTGCTAAGTCACGAGAGATTACGGGAGATAGAAATCCGAGGCGACCGATAAAAACAGGAATTAAGTCAATAAAAGCGACATGTAAGTCTTGTAGCTACACTTGGCACGCTCGAGCGTATGGTGAAGGTCGCCTTACGACTTTTGTTGGTGGTTTTATTTTGATTTGCCCTTCCTGTAATGCTGAGGAGAAAATAAACAACACTATTCTAGAAGCCATCTCAAAAAAACCGAAACAAAATTAAAGCGCATGCAAGTTGAACCATAGCAAGGAAATTCTCTGCATGGTATTCGTAGCGGACAA is a genomic window of Desulfosalsimonas propionicica containing:
- a CDS encoding SDR family NAD(P)-dependent oxidoreductase — encoded protein: MSFFKGNVAIVTGGASGIGRKLCTELAALGSTIVVADLNIQQAEKTVAEIRKTHGKGKAVRVDVTQKAEVDTLVEETLSEFGRLDYMFNNAGVCTFALSQDLTLDLWQRTLDINLWGVIHGTMAAYRVMLRQGFGHIINTASGSGFLPIIPLPYSASKHAVLGLSTALRIEAADLGIKVSAVCPTFVKTEMFDTTQFVNVSENNKKQILDQLPMKPITVEAAVRTILKGVRKNQARILVGRDTKLAWWAFRLHPALVTGSMKSLLNLIRKYHINK
- a CDS encoding OmpP1/FadL family transporter, with amino-acid sequence MHRIIVWFFIVNIALMIAIPVYAAGILNQQMYSAEYVRTLNRQAATNAADIAAYNPAGIMQLENGSYIRTDLILGQFQVETSTPEFGAFDSETTSLCPGLFVINKKDKWAAYAAVTVAGSGGAVDYDNGNLRTFQVASSLLQSPNFSQIDGTYIEGEEVYLRSTIGGAYAVNEHVSIAVGLSYVNAKRSVEAFMDVSDPAPSTKFELDMERSADGFGGVVGIHVKFNESWDMGFRYETNTNIDLESDVKRDDLDLATQLGWADGTKTRRDLPGLLGLGVSCKITPRCKIQGSGIYFLEKEAKWEDEGYKDAGNSYELGISAEYALYPNFKVSIGYSHSEIEQKPEDFSVESPQLNFDVIGSGFTWSPTDRIDTTFGAGYVLYDSETVETINFDKDYWAISLGFQYHFPTPL
- a CDS encoding YybH family protein, which codes for MLSHELSSTFVALVDAIHRCDIDAAIKFYEPDVKIISDSGKMRKGTSCIRKDLEKLVKIKPKITVNCENFIRDDDLLVCSFQWALSGSPMNREHIKMEGISMIVFRQQSDKSWRIVIESPWGAAMLV
- a CDS encoding amidohydrolase family protein is translated as MNRYVIHCGTLIDGTGAPPVKNARLIVENDKIARIEKEGGNGIDEFSGDVDARTKTVMPGLIDSHKHIFNNGGPTISLLLSTVKRNAKDTIMGGVTSCLDLGSASTIRFLQKLPILQPRIFYAISILTCKGGYPAEYFPKLFYLVGAGKEVATKEEIRKAVRKLVKRGVSAIKTVNVSRTFTGSACPTWTDTQLTTLTDAAHSHGLKVCSHITYPEDYAQAIRCGVDSLHHAAFEAMKEEDLDAMVEKGITFVPTLSLFDLFVRGFEERWCVNPAFNPSIHKSISKAIREFTENWHNTPDDKVVEGTFIKIPKGELKKAAAMQIKNLKAFVKKGGVVAMGTDASLGFSFHTTPVRELELMEACGMSRMNVIKASTLTAASVFGKEHEIGSLEPGKYADILVINGDPLSNISDIKKIETVIKGGNIVKDATQ
- a CDS encoding acyl-CoA synthetase; the encoded protein is MSHLGLIRGLKDIEEIEKVPWTDRIKEKNTVELIENGARTNPEATAISFLESGDSFESPMRIAFKDLMGRIRQTANMLYDLGIGPKDVVSYVLPNLPQTHYVLWGAEAAGIANPINPLLEPAAIRDICVSVQTRVLVCLGETEGNDIWEKVNAIRKEIPTLKFVVQVMGSTDKAENIIGFDEMLESYPSDQYIFTRPIKPEDIASIYHTGGTTGTPKLAMRTHCNEVIMAYDLRIMAGFNTGSTLLCGLPLFHCNGTIVTGLAPFAAGGQVVMLSPMGYRDPSIIKNFFKIVEKFQAESFSAVPTILSSLLELPIGDADISSLKYVICGAAPLSQELFRRIESRTGMKILEGYGLTEGAVASAFNPKDGERKVGSVGIRMPYQSVKIAILDENGNYIREGKCGEIGAVTIKGPNVFNGYLEESHNQGVWMPDGSFSTGDLGRIDEDGYLWLTGRKKELIIRGGHNIDPAAIEEPLFQMPNVRQVAAVGRPDPYAGEVPVAYVEMADGVDMDENQIMQWARENIGERAAVPKEVIIIPSMPLTPVGKIFKPALRWDATRRVYEKELKQLDGIAEILRIDVVEDNSHGIKVTISVEPAADHGMDTIKQRINELLSKYTVFYEIEKAS
- a CDS encoding SDR family NAD(P)-dependent oxidoreductase; amino-acid sequence: MKDLKDKVIFLTGAGSGIGRATAIEFARAGTSSLILNDINMNGLKETASIIEGLGRKSFVLPADVSDYNAVREMVRTAFDSLGRIDILVNVAGTAMPAPLEEMGIEDWRKVIGVNLYGALNTVQCVYSHMLERGSGHIVNIASIGGLFALHPYNAAYYVSKFGVVGFSEALMLESSMRGIHVTCVCPGGVKTSIYDTSTFKGLSEGARQQMKKLLLASAEEPEDTARAIVDAVKKNKFLITTTKTAKLAYFLRRHFSFLWFFLMKKLADWFVKNFDKYKTQGRSGLPKER